The proteins below are encoded in one region of Ephemeroptericola cinctiostellae:
- the rpiA gene encoding ribose-5-phosphate isomerase RpiA yields MNQNDLKRLVAQKAIEYVPLNAIIGVGTGSTADLFIDELALIKDNIVGAIASSERTKQRLEGHGIKVFDVNEVESVPVYIDGADEIDPEGNMIKGGGAAHTREKICASIAEQFICIADASKEVKVLGKFPLPVEVVPLARQAVARQLSDLGGQPVWRKNADGSPLITDNGCHILDVHGLNITEPLALEIQLSIIPGVLTVGIFAQNAADIALIATEDGVKVTEY; encoded by the coding sequence ATGAACCAAAACGACCTCAAACGCCTCGTCGCGCAAAAAGCCATCGAATACGTACCGCTCAACGCCATCATCGGCGTGGGCACAGGCTCGACTGCGGACCTGTTCATCGACGAACTCGCCCTCATCAAGGACAACATTGTGGGTGCGATTGCCAGTTCGGAGCGCACCAAACAACGCCTCGAAGGACACGGCATCAAAGTATTCGACGTGAACGAGGTCGAATCCGTCCCCGTTTACATTGATGGTGCTGACGAAATCGACCCTGAAGGCAACATGATCAAAGGCGGCGGCGCGGCACACACGCGCGAGAAAATCTGCGCATCCATCGCCGAACAATTCATTTGCATCGCCGACGCGAGTAAAGAGGTCAAGGTTCTAGGCAAATTCCCCCTGCCTGTCGAAGTCGTGCCACTCGCACGCCAAGCCGTTGCCCGCCAGTTAAGCGATTTAGGTGGACAACCCGTTTGGCGCAAAAATGCCGATGGTTCGCCACTGATCACCGACAATGGCTGCCACATACTGGACGTGCACGGCCTGAACATCACGGAACCCTTGGCTTTGGAAATTCAACTGTCGATCATTCCAGGTGTATTGACGGTGGGTATTTTTGCACAAAACGCAGCCGACATCGCCTTGATTGCCACAGAGGATGGTGTAAAAGTCACAGAATATTAA